Proteins from one bacterium genomic window:
- a CDS encoding phosphotransferase: MKLTTASPLLERSLQADAMQALLTPIVRAAYAAELASVDVPRVMPRSTGEILIQYHLSYAERSRESLTPPVLFGEFFPDGAPDQPNSPERLPDTVWLEHLPLRLWLYPHDPQLRYLHLICDPKQFHSVYESTLENVGYGRERMGTPATILGYRLGRRCVAQVQWMPGDSAPVKTPSKGNIVVKMCRTRQALPLWTRMRQLAHEGFAEKSSDGISIPKGLFLHQETGALFQRYEAGESLHDLIDTEAFVRGCGLAGRTLQKLHATRLLGLPLYSANDELTHLEWLVSVTTRFYPGLEVGLRAALSDVQSGSVRVENPPMATSHRDFYDKQLLYSETRAVLLDCDTLSLADPALDYGNFLAHLQWRMHQSPGDSGRLQRGAEAFQSQYPIPDAEFAARAAWWTSSALLRLACLYLWRPRWRSSVPALMRSRRFQRRVAVI; the protein is encoded by the coding sequence ATGAAACTCACGACCGCCTCCCCGCTGCTGGAACGTTCTCTGCAGGCGGATGCCATGCAAGCGCTCCTAACGCCCATTGTCCGCGCGGCGTATGCGGCTGAACTGGCATCGGTCGACGTGCCCCGCGTCATGCCGCGCTCGACCGGCGAGATTCTCATTCAATACCACCTTTCCTATGCGGAGCGGAGCCGCGAATCCTTGACTCCGCCGGTCCTGTTTGGCGAGTTTTTCCCGGACGGCGCTCCGGACCAACCGAACAGCCCCGAACGGCTCCCGGACACGGTCTGGCTGGAGCACCTCCCGCTCCGGCTGTGGCTCTACCCGCACGATCCCCAATTGAGGTATCTGCATCTGATCTGCGATCCGAAGCAGTTTCACTCCGTGTACGAGTCGACTTTGGAAAACGTCGGATATGGACGCGAAAGAATGGGAACTCCGGCCACGATCCTTGGGTATCGATTGGGTCGGCGTTGTGTGGCGCAGGTCCAATGGATGCCAGGCGACTCCGCTCCGGTTAAGACACCCTCCAAAGGCAATATCGTGGTCAAGATGTGCCGGACACGTCAAGCCCTCCCGCTGTGGACTCGCATGCGGCAATTGGCGCACGAGGGCTTTGCGGAGAAGTCATCGGATGGGATCAGCATCCCCAAGGGGCTGTTTCTGCATCAGGAGACCGGCGCGCTGTTCCAACGGTATGAGGCGGGCGAATCATTGCACGATCTGATCGACACCGAGGCATTCGTGCGCGGTTGCGGTCTGGCGGGCAGGACACTTCAAAAGCTGCACGCGACACGTCTCCTCGGGCTCCCCCTGTATTCCGCCAACGATGAACTGACACATCTTGAGTGGCTGGTGAGCGTTACCACCCGGTTCTATCCCGGCCTGGAGGTTGGACTGCGCGCCGCGCTGTCGGATGTGCAATCCGGGAGCGTGCGCGTCGAGAATCCGCCGATGGCGACAAGCCACCGGGACTTCTACGACAAGCAACTGCTGTACTCCGAAACGCGGGCCGTGCTTCTGGATTGCGACACCCTGTCACTGGCGGACCCGGCGCTCGACTACGGCAACTTCCTGGCTCATCTCCAATGGCGAATGCACCAGTCTCCCGGCGACAGCGGACGCCTCCAACGCGGTGCCGAGGCGTTCCAGAGCCAATATCCCATTCCGGATGCCGAGTTTGCCGCGCGCGCCGCATGGTGGACTTCGAGTGCGCTCTTGCGTCTGGCTTGCTTATACCTTTGGCGCCCCCGTTGGCGCAGTTCGGTGCCGGCATTGATGCGATCGCGCCGGTTCCAGCGTCGAGTTGCAGTCATCTAA
- a CDS encoding DUF5666 domain-containing protein, producing MTRSVVLILCLCVVVGSTIAGEPPAYMQATAGSTAEIKIEREKEGALRADELELLPSARRPKLRGAIEAVDSIRQAIRVFGQWITVTRETQFLDQTDTPIGFRSLKPDTRVEVSCKVDSLGNWSARHLRTQGVKSSDKIKGTISRTAYDGRSPDTLEIEGLKIIVTDRTEVFRTLGGAAEAADTAGMSEEQ from the coding sequence ATGACTCGGTCGGTTGTCCTCATCCTCTGTCTTTGCGTCGTCGTCGGATCGACAATCGCCGGTGAACCGCCCGCGTACATGCAGGCCACTGCGGGCAGTACCGCCGAGATTAAAATTGAGCGCGAGAAAGAGGGCGCCCTACGCGCCGATGAGCTCGAACTGCTTCCCTCGGCCCGCCGCCCGAAACTGCGCGGCGCGATTGAGGCGGTCGACAGCATCCGACAGGCCATTCGCGTCTTTGGCCAGTGGATCACGGTCACCCGTGAGACACAGTTTCTCGACCAGACGGACACGCCCATCGGATTCCGCAGCCTGAAACCCGACACAAGAGTCGAAGTCAGCTGCAAAGTCGACAGCCTTGGGAACTGGAGCGCGCGCCACCTGCGGACTCAGGGTGTCAAGTCATCGGACAAGATCAAGGGTACGATTTCCCGGACGGCGTATGACGGCCGCTCACCCGACACGCTGGAAATCGAAGGACTGAAGATCATCGTGACGGACCGGACGGAGGTGTTCCGCACGTTGGGCGGCGCCGCCGAAGCCGCGGACACCGCCGGCATGTCCGAGGAGCAATGA
- a CDS encoding alginate export family protein — MTTAFPPLRNQPMTRPALRDTVAFGSAGILIILLLSASPLPAATVPELPPGTIVAIKPYEHRVPLTARTLLITGQPIDEGETVSLSLRAPIEGIATEESQMRIAGRTVAISSQTRVPAGLRSVTNLRRGQWVKVKIDTSDPEHWSALRIETENIDRRRKIEGPVSGLWRGRDGAIDSVSVAGLVVAVSPTTRIDDHMRSASERLFDELVTARDPRQPGPWWNAGWIWSRGKLGVIQRIENDFTAGDSTGDRYREAEPSVRLELTARGPARLTAFAKLRARQTAVIEDAPLRRRPKEKVIQLYEAFVLWRDAFSLPLAVQIGRQDFDEYREWIFDDQLDALRFYAYPLYPVVAEAAYINSLDNSTGNKYRTTKDYLIHLHCRVNASTELGAYRLWRTDTDARGREPIWTGVRWRGNYFGFRPWGELAWLGGWDKGRRFDAHATDLGLTASRQLGSRRVSVTVAHARGSGNSDDPKATGVDHQFIQTGYEDNTSAFGGVVSFQYYGEIFDPELANLDILTYGAGVGLTPSLSVDVVYHRYRQSEYSPTVSRDLESTDLTLYDLGGRGIDPSNNRPVKELFPYPHVGWEIDVIIGMTGLLGVLDVKGVLGYFEPQEALFPPFWEELPFKSRKHAAFLSQINLEYRF; from the coding sequence GTGACGACCGCGTTCCCCCCGCTGCGCAATCAACCGATGACCCGCCCTGCCCTGCGGGACACGGTGGCGTTTGGTTCCGCGGGGATATTGATCATCCTCCTGCTGAGCGCGTCGCCGCTTCCGGCGGCGACGGTCCCGGAGTTGCCCCCTGGTACGATCGTTGCAATCAAGCCGTACGAGCATCGTGTGCCGTTGACCGCGCGCACACTCCTGATCACCGGCCAGCCAATCGATGAAGGGGAAACCGTATCCCTCAGCCTCCGCGCCCCGATCGAAGGGATCGCGACAGAGGAATCCCAGATGCGTATCGCCGGACGGACTGTCGCGATTTCATCGCAGACCCGCGTCCCGGCCGGCCTGCGCAGTGTGACGAATTTGCGGCGGGGACAATGGGTGAAGGTGAAGATTGACACCTCCGACCCGGAACACTGGTCGGCCCTCCGCATTGAGACGGAAAACATCGACCGCCGCCGCAAGATTGAGGGCCCCGTCTCCGGTCTGTGGCGCGGCCGCGACGGCGCGATCGACTCCGTATCCGTGGCGGGACTTGTCGTGGCGGTCTCCCCGACAACGCGGATTGATGATCATATGCGTTCCGCTTCTGAACGGTTGTTCGACGAACTGGTCACCGCGCGCGACCCGCGGCAACCGGGGCCGTGGTGGAACGCCGGCTGGATCTGGTCGCGCGGCAAGCTGGGAGTCATTCAGCGCATCGAGAATGATTTCACCGCGGGCGATTCAACCGGCGATCGGTATCGTGAAGCCGAGCCAAGTGTCCGGCTTGAATTGACCGCGCGCGGGCCCGCCCGGCTTACGGCATTTGCCAAGCTCCGCGCCCGGCAGACGGCGGTCATCGAAGATGCGCCGTTGCGCCGCAGGCCAAAAGAGAAAGTCATTCAACTCTACGAGGCGTTTGTCCTCTGGCGCGATGCGTTCTCTCTGCCGCTCGCCGTTCAAATTGGCCGGCAGGATTTCGACGAATACCGAGAGTGGATCTTCGATGATCAATTGGACGCGCTGCGGTTCTATGCGTATCCGCTGTACCCTGTCGTCGCGGAAGCGGCCTACATAAACTCGCTCGACAATTCCACCGGCAACAAATACCGCACGACAAAAGACTATCTGATCCACCTGCACTGTCGAGTGAACGCATCCACCGAGCTCGGAGCGTACCGCCTCTGGCGGACGGATACCGATGCGCGCGGCCGTGAACCCATTTGGACGGGGGTGCGGTGGCGGGGGAACTACTTCGGTTTTCGTCCGTGGGGAGAACTTGCCTGGCTGGGCGGATGGGACAAGGGGCGGCGATTCGACGCCCATGCAACCGACCTGGGACTCACCGCCTCCAGGCAGCTGGGTTCGCGTCGCGTCTCCGTCACCGTGGCTCATGCGCGCGGCTCCGGGAACTCAGACGATCCCAAGGCAACCGGAGTCGACCACCAGTTCATTCAGACCGGCTATGAGGACAACACCAGCGCCTTCGGCGGCGTCGTCTCGTTCCAGTACTACGGCGAGATCTTTGATCCCGAACTGGCAAACCTCGACATCCTCACCTATGGGGCCGGCGTGGGCTTGACCCCTTCCTTGTCAGTCGATGTGGTTTATCACCGATATCGGCAGTCGGAATACTCGCCAACGGTGTCGCGTGATCTGGAGAGCACCGACCTGACGCTCTACGATCTTGGCGGCCGCGGTATTGATCCGTCCAACAACCGCCCGGTCAAGGAACTGTTTCCCTATCCGCACGTCGGCTGGGAGATCGATGTGATCATTGGGATGACAGGCCTGCTCGGCGTGCTGGACGTCAAAGGGGTCCTTGGTTACTTCGAACCGCAGGAGGCGCTATTTCCGCCCTTCTGGGAGGAATTACCGTTCAAATCCAGGAAACACGCCGCGTTTCTCAGCCAGATCAACTTGGAATACAGATTCTAA